Within Planococcus citri chromosome 2, ihPlaCitr1.1, whole genome shotgun sequence, the genomic segment TGCGCCATCTTGGGCACAATCAACCTACAGAgcgaattttagtttttaaaaagtgaagtTTTGACTGATTTTTGGTCAAGTATCGCCTATCTCGCGAAACTGGCACTGCGTCATATTGGACGAATGCGCCATCTTACACACAATTAACCTACAGGGCATCCTATCAACTGTTTTAGGGGCTTATATACCGCTAAATTCAAGGAGTGTCAAATCAAAAGGGAATTCTCtaccaaattttgtcaaattccagaaaaagtgaaaaaaaatcaaacaaattggtCAACAATTCACTTTTCAACTCCTCTTTTAAAATCTTGCGGTGATCGCCAAAAATAACCGAGAGGATGCCCAATAAACACCgaccaaagttgaactttctaaTGTCCATTTTTGGTCTCTCCAGTGCGATTTGAAGTttatagaaaatattgaaaaaattgctggagacttcagaatgGTACAAAACGATTTGTTTGTTGATGTGTAAGAGTTGAAGTAAGGTACGTAATTATGTATTCACATCGGTTCACTTgactctgaaaattttatcttttgtgaaaaagttcaaaagtcgCCGTTAAAACATAGTGTTTatgagtttaaaaattcaccaaaaatccaaaaatgaactttagaaccTGACTTGCTCTTTTGATCTTACGTGATCTCGTTCAAAGTAAATCAATATGCAATTTCTCGCAGAATCGATATGAAAGTTctcgctttcaaaaattttccacataaaacgcaattttccaaaattaaaaatcattttttcaaactacttTTCGAAAGGTCAGATCTAAATTGAAAAGGAGTTTCAGCTAGAAGAAATATTCCATCATTATAATTAATGAGTAAAAAAACCGAGCAAAGTATCGAAATAAGATTCTATTTCTGTCCGAAACGAAACATAagtataaaagtaaaaaatattatatcgaagacaatttttaaacataataaaaattggtaaaaaataatgagaatCACTTGAAACTGAACcagtcaaaattgaatttaatctgAGCACGACTTACACAGGTATTTGTCACTCATCTCATCTAGATTATAGTAATCTTCACACGTACGAACTTCACAAGAATCACACGTGAATGATCTAACCCATTTACCACCATCCGGATCGTAAGACACCATAGAACACCgtactttttcagaaatatctGCGGGTTCGCTAGACTTCGATGATTTCTTTGGTACAGTAGCTTCTCGCACAGGATGATTTGTTACAAAAGGTTCTGATTTTCCCGATTTTGCGAAATTCGATGGTTTTAGTGCGTTAGcttgtttttttgctctttgATTGGCAGCGAAGTTTGTCTGACGGAATCTTTTCGATTCATTGAGATTGGACGGTTTTGGTGTATTAGCTTCTTCTTTCGCTTCCAAGTTTGTCTGATTAACTACTTTCGGTATATTATTATAATACGATTCAGACGTACTTGAGGAGCTTCTCGTACTCGGACGAGGGCCAGGTATTTTGAATTCTGGCTCAGGAGCTGCCGGAACCGCAGCTGGTCTCAGAACTGATAAATTCGGATGACGTTCCACAAACCTTCGAAACCAACTTTTACTACCTATAAAATATAGTTGAAGATTAGTCATCTGAATAGCCACAGATCTAAAACAACACAAGTCACAAACGAAACCAATCACTTActtgcaaattcatttttttgagattcatCACGATCGCCATTTTTAGCAGCGAGCTTTTCAGCTAATTCACAAATAGCTGTCCTCAATTTTGGAATATTAAAAAGGCCTTGCATTTCTACCATCGCGTATTCGACTATCGTGTTTTCATCTTGTTCAGACAATGCTGGTTTGCGCCCAGGGGTAGTATAGCCTAAATCAACTTCATGGCCTGATCTTAATTTTGTAATTCTTTCGTGAAGTGTGGTTCGAGGTATGCAGTATTTACTCGAAGCGTTGTTGAATGTCCAATCTTCCTCCATGACCGCTTTAACGGCTAGTATCATGTTGCTCTTATCCCATAGCTGGGTTTTTCTCGGTGATAAGGTTGACTTGGAAGGTGACATTTTAAATCTAGAATTCAAAACCAGAACAAAATAGCAATTTGTAAATTATCTGTGAGTGTACCATACCTACGAGAATGAAATTTCGACGTTCGAAAAATAATGAAGTTGAATATTATCACTTATCAGAAACACTTGTTTAATTGAGATAATACTTGTGTATTAAGTAAAGGTTGTCTGATTCATAATGTCGAATTGcaatcaaaataaacaaatcatAACTACCTGATTATTATCCTCGATCCACAAGGGTGAAAATGATCGATAAGGTAGCTTAGTAAATTAGTGAATAGTTAAAGAAACACAAGTTAACAAAATACACATTTCTAGATCACTACGGTTTCGTAAGGCTTCAGTAAAACTGTACTGTAGCAATAGCAATAGTAGCAATCTTAGCAAGCAACTCAGTTCAACTGATAAGAAATACTGTTTATCACAACGCCAGCGCCACGTGTTATCCGTTCGCATTCTACGTTCCaaactttgactatatatacatggactgctatctcctattgttgttgaatgggaatcgtgaagccaaagcaatagaggtactagatcgggacatgggctctgagcatgcgcgagatttcgttgcaacgagcgtagcggttgttggaacgtaggagggtgttcgtcgctccgtggttcaccgtgattggaaggtgcgagggtgggtgggattcctgcgcgcgcatgaaaattcccgatgctcccgatctagtacctctattacttcggcttcatcggcaacaatgaagatagtagtccatgtatatatagtcaaaggttCCAAATCCAAATGTATGTTTCATCTGGAAGGAAACTGAAACTCTGGAAGGGGAAACAATCGAATGGAAGGAACAATGATCATGTTTCGTATGTTTGATGCACACAGTAGTCGTTTCCTCGTTTCCGTTTGGTTTGGTAGCGTTGTGGGTTTCTCCGCCTGCTCCTGATCACAATAAATACTTGTAGACTTTGGACTTTGGAGGAAGCAATAGCATGAATCATGTAGAATAATACATATTTCCCCGAATTTCGTTttgtaataagtacatattgcCTTCTGGCCGTACTGGGGTATTGTACTACATAATTACTTAATTGTAGGTACTCACTTATTTAGTATTTATGACCATGCTCCCTGTTTGCATACCAGGGATAAGACCCGGCCCAGGACCAGGACCCGAAACCCGAAAAAGCCCCAattatttccttgaagcccGAATGTCCAAGCCCCAATACCTTAaaaaaactgtaacctacaaAACCCTGGGCCAAAGCCCGAAACCTTTtcctctgaaaaccaagcccAGAACGTGAGCCCCCGAAACTCAAACTGTGATCAGGGCATTTCGGTGCTTTTCAGggcttgtaaattttgaaaatttctattgtaatatTATCGTTCTGTGCATCTCAAAAGTCAAGAAAGATGAtttgcaaaaacaaaatttacaacttaagcaaaaagttcaatatttcaactttcaaggggtttttggtacattaTTTACATTCCCAAGCCCAGAACgtgagccctgaaacccaaactgtgatcagggcttttcggggcttgtgtgaattttgtagatttctattgtaattactAATTACCGTTCAGTGCATCTCAATTTAGTagtcaaaaaagatgattttcaaaaaaaaattcagaacttcagcaaaaagtttaatatttcaaggggtttttggtagAGTACTTATATTCTGCAGGTAGttcattgttctttgaaaaatgatacttgaaaatatgaaaaatttggacaataattaaaaattccaaaaaaatttatttaattctgatcgaaaaaaaacaacagttccattcaaataattttgaaaaaaaagcaatcgGAATCCGcccttgaaatgtttttttttttccaacagaaaatcaaataagatactttattcttcattaaacttgcaatttcaagccccaaaaagccccggaaagccctgaacacttcattcaagccctggacattgagccctgaaacccaagCCCAACGTTTCCTGGGCCCCAATCCAAGGCCAagcctaataaatttttgatttaaagccCAAGCCCCGGaacccgaaaaaaaatcgtttgggCCTCATCCCTGTTGCATATCCATGTTTCCTCTCAAAGAGAACCtctggagctaaaaaaaattctgagtgacTTTGAACATgctttgaattcaaaataaaagtctCCACTGAGTTTGGCAAAAATCCTCCAACCTTTTTTCTTTCTCGCAATCCGCACTTCTGCAGAATTGTTGGAAAAAGCAAGAACTACATAGAACATTTTCTCAGTCTCAAGAAGTCAAGAAAGGTTGTAATGTTGATTATAGACAGAagatttacatttttgaattttgagcaaatttttttttgttggtaaaataGTCATTTTGGGGGAATGCTGCATTGCTCGGTTCCTTCAAGTGAGTAAGCGTGCAACCAAAGTTATATCATGTTAAGATGAAGTTACATATCGATCAGATTGCAGGGGCATGAGGCACAAGATAgggtttttagttttcaaaattcaattgccGTTGGAACCCTAAAAAAAGGTTTTAGATTTTGACGGCAGCAGCAGAAAtagacgcagaatctcaaacacTTTCATTTGGAACTCTGCAATTTTTCCCAGAACTGAACAGGTTGAGTAGTGACCGACAGGAgcgaaaacaataaaatttttcgagaatgCCTCTTATTATGAGGTTCCATTGCTTACAGTCACCaccggagctaaaaaaaatttaactcaaaatcaaggtctctgctgaatttggtcagatctgtcaactttttttgttcgcgatccaccctagtgtacctacgtacatatctATTGTATGTACTCTCTCGatgaagtataggtacataagtacctacgtaatagTCAGCATTTTCTGAAAGAGAAGAGTTCcttccagttgaaaaaaatgaaaattctaataAGAAAACgactttattaaaatttttaatcgattttcataaaaaataaaaataaaactcagcTGTGCCTCTTTCATTAACTCGCCAACGTTGATGCGATATTGATGGATAGATATCTTCAAAGACCTGTAAAAAATGCCtctgaaattatttcaattcaaattttctaatcGAAAGGACGAATTGCTATCGAGAACTAATTTCCCATTACTGAAAACAAATATCTACAACGTAGCAAATCCGAATAGGTACCTTGCCTATCTATCTCTTATAGAATACATTTCTTTACGACTTGTATTAAAGTCGGATTAAAATTTAGCGATAGAAatagagggagaaaaaaacattgtaaacCATAAAAATATCCATTAATGAAATGGTAGATTAGCGAAGATAACGATGGGAAAATGTTTACTATACAAATAcctcgtagtttttttttttttactttgcgAGCAATCGGTAAATTCGACGCTTTTTCTTTCACTCTCTCGTTTGGTAACAGCATAGTTATTCCCTTAAGCGATGCTCATTACAAGCAGAAAAACGTTGTTCGATTTGACATATCGATTCGTGTTGAAAACTACAATATCTACAAATAAGTACCGAAGTAAATAGTGAACAAGATGATGAAAAACCCGTTGACATTTTAACGATAGGTATAGGCAATCGTTTCGTAAATTTGGTTTATCTTTGATTAGTACAATTATATAAACGTATAGATCGAATGtacaaaaaatccacttttagtggataaaaatccaatttcaatATCGTGCACACTACAGCATGGCTCTTTCAAACGCGAGATAagttaaataaacaaaaaaaaatctgcctcTGTACCGAACCCTTTTAATGTTTTGCAGTTAGTTGATGAAACCGCACGCGAATGTAAATAAATTATCGTACAAAAGGATAATGCAACGTGATTGGATCAAGTCTACActgtgtaggtattttattggtttttgTTTCTTTGTATGACCATTAATCGAAATCCTCTTATACGGTTTGTGTCGAAATACAGTTTTAAATTGGTAAACAAGACTAAGTTGTAAACATTAATCATTGGTTTATCGATGACTTGGAGCTTCCACAGCCTTTCCCAACTGTTCAACTTTATATTGTATTGTTGGCAAACTCAACTTGACGCTCGACGTCGTAATTCTGACTTAATTTATGCATCTTTAAAAAGTTCACATCGCGAGCTTTTTTCCCTCTGCTCGCTTCTGCTTTGTGTTTTCTCTGGAAATGGAATACTTACGTATAGAACAGGTGCGTTGGTATTTCATTTCGTAGGCTCGAGTGAAAACCACCGTCGCCACCACCGCGTAAAAAGTTTACCGACCACGTTTTGTTGATAAATTATAtgcgaataaatcgattttctaTGAAGTTATCCGCGTAGAAGAGTTCATAAATTAGCTGAGAGACTTCCTTCGGTGGTACAAAGCGATGTTAACTTTCAATACATCATTTTGTACGTAaagtagcatttttttaaaaatgctaatttAACCAGGAAACTACAAGTTGGTCGATGTGTTTTGTTCGGGTCTTTCGAATAAGTCACTGAAAGCCTCTGAAATCCCCCGGTGAGCTACCTACTGTCTTTAATGAAATATGTAGGTTTTGATTACCCATTTTGAACCCCTTTTCAGATTGAGTGTCTGAAACAGAGTCGTATAGAACTTGAGCCAGAACCAGGAACCTTTTATGATCAAAACAAAGGAACAAGGAACCAGTACCAAAACCCAGgcgttcatttttgaatttttggaaatttaaaaaaaaatttaaaaacatgttttaaaggagaaaacagaattttttgagcaaagtgaaccaaatAAATAAGTATCAACTtatgaataattccttcaaattTAATCCAATATAAAATCTGCTCCATTGTGGTGTG encodes:
- the LOC135835606 gene encoding uncharacterized protein LOC135835606; its protein translation is MSPSKSTLSPRKTQLWDKSNMILAVKAVMEEDWTFNNASSKYCIPRTTLHERITKLRSGHEVDLGYTTPGRKPALSEQDENTIVEYAMVEMQGLFNIPKLRTAICELAEKLAAKNGDRDESQKNEFASSKSWFRRFVERHPNLSVLRPAAVPAAPEPEFKIPGPRPSTRSSSSTSESYYNNIPKVVNQTNLEAKEEANTPKPSNLNESKRFRQTNFAANQRAKKQANALKPSNFAKSGKSEPFVTNHPVREATVPKKSSKSSEPADISEKVRCSMVSYDPDGGKWVRSFTCDSCEVRTCEDYYNLDEMSDKYLCKSCSD